From one Mytilus edulis chromosome 1, xbMytEdul2.2, whole genome shotgun sequence genomic stretch:
- the LOC139496468 gene encoding uncharacterized protein, giving the protein MEKSKAGRFYKRGKLLQEELQCRIIDNFGEGKSVEKISKLTNVDIRTVNKTIQRYMHTGTITDKPYRRPAVLVNENILTAIEYYLYRQPSLYHKEIQNKLVNDGICQPDNVPSVVSICRIITKKLCFKRKKLTIKAKEGLTDQVQAKFDLFLHNIENINPFSIHCFDEASVVLTTGNRKYGHSLPSERAFEIQRYASNANYTINLMQSPLGIDYFNIIDGPSNGLHLLNFFINALQETDVHGNAFLTPGDVVVMDNCGFHHGRFTEANLRNILQQHGIRLVFQPPYHPELNTCELSFSKIKSFLRRFPDYLHEYTELAICDAVNDISRSDCFGYFQHCGYM; this is encoded by the coding sequence atggaaaaatcaaaagcaggGAGATTTTATAAAAGAGGAAAATTATTACAAGAAGAATTACAATGTAGGATTATAGACAATTTTGGTGAAGgaaaatctgttgaaaaaatttcaaagttaacaaatgtagatataagaactgttaataaaactattcaaagATATATGCacactggaacaattacagataAACCATATAGGAGACCAGCTGTTTTGGTCAATGAAAATATTCTTACAGCAATTGAGTACTATCTGTATAGACAGCCATCGCTTTATCATAaagaaattcaaaacaaattagtCAATGATGGGATATGCCAGCCTGACAATGTGCCTAGTGTTGTTTCTATATGCagaattattacaaaaaaacttTGCTTCAAAAGGAAAAAACTAACCATTAAAGCTAAAGAGGGATTAACGGATCAAGTTCAAGCTAAATTTGACTTGTTTCTACACAATATCGAAAATATTAATCCGTTTTCAATTCATTGTTTTGATGAAGCTTCTGTTGTTCTGACAACTGGTAATAGGAAATATGGACATTCTTTACCTAGTGAGAGAGCCTTTGAAATTCAACGGTATGCATCAAATGCAAATTATACCATTAATCTGATGCAAAGTCCGTTAGGAATTGACTATTTTAACATTATTGATGGTCCCTCAAACGGACTTCATTTGCTTAACTTTTTTATCAACGCATTGCAAGAAACTGATGTACACGGTAATGCGTTTCTTACTCCTGGCGATGTTGTTGTAATGGATAATTGTGGTTTCCATCATGGGCGATTTACCGAAGCTAACCTAAGAAATATTTTACAACAACATGGAATACGACTAGTTTTTCAGCCTCCTTACCATCCTGAACTTAATACTTGCGAACTCAGTTTTTCTAAAATAAAGTCCTTTTTAAGGAGATTTCCAGATTATTTACATGAGTATACCGAGTTAGCTATATGTGATGCAGTAAATGACATTTCACGTAGTGATTGTTTTGGTTATTTTCAACATTGCGGCTATATGTGA